Proteins encoded by one window of Synechococcus sp. MVIR-18-1:
- the fldA gene encoding flavodoxin FldA: MAYTIFFATSTGKTEDVADKLKELLPGTESKDVDSIGSAAELAEAEALICCVPTWNTGADEGRSGTAWDTYAEEIPSMDFSGKSVAILGLGDSSSYSDYFCDAMEELYTAFLQAGAKLIGKVPTDSYTFAESKSVIDGKFCGLAIDEDNESDLTDQRLSDWVKQINLEA, from the coding sequence ATGGCTTACACCATTTTTTTTGCAACCTCCACAGGAAAGACTGAGGATGTTGCCGACAAACTCAAAGAGCTATTACCAGGTACAGAAAGCAAAGATGTAGACAGCATCGGATCTGCAGCAGAACTGGCTGAAGCAGAGGCACTCATTTGCTGTGTTCCTACATGGAATACAGGGGCAGATGAAGGTCGCTCTGGTACTGCCTGGGATACTTATGCCGAAGAAATACCAAGCATGGATTTCAGCGGAAAATCAGTAGCAATTTTAGGCCTTGGAGATTCATCTTCCTATTCAGATTACTTCTGTGATGCAATGGAAGAGTTATATACTGCCTTCCTACAAGCCGGTGCAAAACTAATTGGAAAAGTACCAACAGACAGCTATACATTTGCAGAATCAAAAAGTGTGATTGACGGAAAATTTTGCGGCTTAGCAATTGACGAAGATAATGAGTCTGATTTAACAGATCAACGCCTAAGTGACTGGGTCAAACAAATAAATTTAGAAGCATAA
- the cbbX gene encoding CbbX protein: MPSSVDLAAAYAESGVAEVLDQLDQELIGLLPVKTRIREIAALLLVDRARQQLDLQSTAPGLHMSFTGRPGTGKTTVAKRISQILYRLGYLRKGHVVTVTRDDLVGQYVGHTAPKTREMIKRSLGGVLFIDEAYYLYKSDNERDYGAEAIEILLQDMENQRSDFVVIFAGYKDRMASFYQSNSGLSSRVAHHIDFPDYSEDELMAIALLLLTQQDYHFSESAHDAFSLYIKRRCQLPHFANARSIRNALDRLRLRQANRLFSRLDQSLSRDDLTTIEAEDVFASRVFQGEIEGRDPSQPLTKISGSP, encoded by the coding sequence ATGCCCTCTTCTGTTGATCTGGCGGCTGCTTATGCCGAGTCAGGCGTTGCGGAGGTTCTTGACCAGCTTGACCAGGAGCTCATTGGTTTGCTGCCAGTGAAGACGCGCATTCGTGAAATCGCGGCTTTGCTTTTGGTGGATCGTGCCCGTCAACAGTTGGATTTGCAAAGCACTGCTCCCGGACTACATATGTCGTTTACTGGAAGACCAGGGACGGGGAAGACCACGGTCGCTAAACGAATTTCGCAAATTCTTTATCGGCTTGGCTATTTGCGAAAGGGACATGTTGTCACCGTGACTCGAGATGATCTCGTGGGTCAATATGTTGGTCATACTGCTCCTAAAACGCGTGAGATGATCAAGCGTTCTCTGGGTGGTGTTCTATTCATTGATGAAGCCTATTATCTCTATAAGTCTGATAACGAACGTGACTATGGGGCCGAAGCGATTGAAATACTCTTGCAAGATATGGAGAATCAGCGATCAGACTTTGTGGTGATTTTTGCTGGTTATAAGGATCGTATGGCCAGTTTTTACCAATCCAATTCGGGGCTTTCCTCGCGAGTGGCTCATCACATCGACTTTCCTGATTACAGCGAAGATGAGCTCATGGCGATTGCCCTGTTGTTGCTCACTCAGCAGGATTACCACTTCAGCGAATCAGCGCATGATGCCTTCAGCCTTTACATCAAGAGGAGATGTCAGTTGCCACACTTTGCGAATGCTCGTTCCATTCGGAATGCCCTTGATCGTCTGAGGCTTCGTCAAGCGAATCGGTTATTTTCTCGCCTCGATCAATCTCTTAGTCGTGATGATCTGACCACCATCGAAGCAGAAGATGTTTTTGCAAGTCGCGTGTTCCAGGGTGAAATTGAGGGTCGCGATCCTTCTCAGCCCTTGACAAAGATTTCGGGTTCTCCTTGA
- a CDS encoding alpha/beta fold hydrolase, with translation MSSIFWIDLQPSVFCFNKKLACILSQSRHVRRWSFQHDLDEICSLSTIFDFLRETVDELDSPPHVVAHGLSGTIASLFARQFPTLFGSLTLISVDPISTNQWSSHYLEMRRKLPCSRSSILSHIVPLLFDKQFNQTNLALSGFFEKCLDSDFIPGSIASHSLLPNLSSIDIPMSVINGSDDFVVDQNSSLRWQPHLKNGDRFYSLPGGHHFSHFTQPRLYGSLINSFLEMIPTSFSPVFPSQFHSSLSRKIST, from the coding sequence ATGTCATCAATTTTTTGGATTGATTTGCAGCCTTCTGTTTTTTGCTTTAATAAGAAGCTTGCTTGCATTTTAAGTCAGTCAAGGCATGTACGCCGTTGGTCTTTTCAGCATGATCTTGATGAGATCTGTTCATTGTCAACAATTTTTGATTTTCTTAGGGAAACTGTTGATGAATTAGATTCACCCCCTCATGTTGTAGCACATGGGCTTAGTGGCACTATTGCTTCGTTATTTGCGCGTCAATTCCCAACATTATTTGGGTCTCTCACCTTGATTTCTGTAGACCCAATCTCTACTAATCAATGGTCGAGTCATTACTTGGAAATGAGACGAAAATTACCCTGCTCAAGATCTTCTATTTTGTCCCATATTGTGCCACTTTTGTTCGATAAACAATTCAATCAAACTAATTTAGCTCTTTCTGGTTTTTTTGAAAAATGTCTTGATTCTGATTTCATACCTGGTTCAATTGCTTCTCATTCTCTTCTTCCTAACCTTTCTTCGATTGACATACCCATGTCGGTCATTAATGGTTCTGATGATTTTGTAGTGGATCAGAATTCTTCTTTGCGTTGGCAGCCTCATTTGAAGAATGGTGATCGCTTCTATTCATTGCCAGGGGGACATCATTTTTCTCACTTTACTCAGCCCAGGCTGTATGGAAGCTTGATCAACTCTTTTCTTGAGATGATTCCAACTTCTTTTTCACCTGTTTTCCCTAGTCAATTTCATAGTTCACTTTCGAGAAAGATTTCAACATGA
- a CDS encoding RidA family protein has protein sequence MSSTPLKAVITQEAPAPVGPYNQAVIAGGWLYCSGQIPLDPATGAMVGDGNVEAETRQVLRNLKAVLQEAGTDPSKVVRTTVFLVDLGDFQAVNAIYAEVFGDGVSPARACVQVAALPKGSKVEIDCIAWLN, from the coding sequence ATGTCATCCACCCCACTTAAGGCTGTCATCACCCAAGAGGCACCAGCTCCAGTGGGGCCTTACAACCAGGCTGTGATCGCCGGTGGTTGGCTGTATTGCTCCGGACAAATTCCGCTTGATCCTGCAACTGGAGCGATGGTGGGAGACGGAAATGTGGAGGCTGAGACCCGCCAAGTGCTGAGAAACTTAAAAGCTGTACTTCAAGAGGCCGGCACCGACCCCTCAAAAGTCGTTCGCACCACAGTATTTCTGGTGGATCTTGGTGATTTTCAAGCCGTCAATGCCATTTATGCCGAGGTATTTGGTGATGGAGTTAGCCCTGCCAGAGCTTGCGTGCAGGTTGCAGCATTGCCAAAAGGCTCAAAAGTAGAAATTGATTGCATTGCCTGGTTGAACTGA
- a CDS encoding DUF3136 domain-containing protein, with amino-acid sequence MAQAKLTIGELEAGYPLYCKALRRLLKEGRSIKDIERTVCWGHLETLNRCLPGRYKAPSYLLALIRRDLDQPKH; translated from the coding sequence ATGGCCCAAGCCAAGCTGACCATTGGCGAACTCGAAGCGGGCTACCCCCTGTACTGCAAAGCCCTCCGGAGACTTCTCAAAGAGGGGCGAAGCATTAAGGACATTGAACGAACCGTGTGCTGGGGGCACCTGGAAACACTGAATCGCTGCCTTCCAGGTCGCTACAAAGCACCGTCCTATTTGTTGGCATTGATTCGGCGGGATCTGGATCAACCCAAGCACTGA
- a CDS encoding NAD(P)/FAD-dependent oxidoreductase: protein MTEFIDTDVLIIGGGPAGCSCALYTSRSSLKTYILDKNKSVGALAITHKIANYPGVSNEISGSDLLDMMRDQATSYGTNYIRAQVFSLDLSGEHKLVYTPEGVFRSRTIVLATGAMGRTSTLPGEKEFLGRGVSYCATCDAAFYRNEDVLVYGSNQEAVDEALVLTKFANTVHWVTSGKPSRSTNRVELLTDLPNVKQWERTKLLSIHGNDAGLNFAKVQSMKDKVTFTLDVTGAFLYSTGTLPITDFLHGLIPLRADGGVDVDDNMMTSVPGVWAIGDIRNTPFKQAVVACSDGCIAAMSIDKYLNSRTEFRVDWVHK from the coding sequence ATGACAGAGTTTATTGATACCGATGTTTTGATTATTGGTGGTGGTCCGGCTGGTTGTTCTTGTGCTCTTTACACATCAAGGTCATCCTTGAAGACCTATATCTTAGACAAAAATAAATCTGTAGGGGCTTTAGCTATTACCCATAAAATTGCTAATTATCCGGGTGTCTCTAATGAGATTTCTGGGTCTGATCTGCTTGATATGATGAGAGATCAAGCTACTTCTTATGGAACAAACTATATACGAGCTCAGGTTTTTAGTCTGGATTTGTCTGGAGAGCATAAACTTGTTTATACACCGGAAGGTGTCTTCCGTTCTCGTACGATCGTTTTAGCGACTGGCGCGATGGGTCGGACATCGACTCTTCCCGGTGAAAAAGAGTTTTTAGGTCGCGGTGTTAGTTACTGTGCAACCTGTGATGCCGCTTTTTATCGCAATGAGGATGTCTTGGTTTATGGTTCAAATCAAGAAGCCGTTGATGAGGCACTTGTTCTTACTAAATTCGCCAACACTGTTCATTGGGTTACCAGTGGTAAACCAAGTCGATCTACGAATCGGGTTGAATTACTCACTGATCTTCCCAATGTCAAGCAATGGGAACGCACTAAGTTATTATCTATTCACGGGAATGATGCTGGATTGAATTTTGCAAAAGTTCAATCCATGAAAGACAAGGTAACTTTTACTTTGGATGTTACCGGAGCTTTTTTATACTCTACAGGTACGCTTCCGATCACCGATTTCCTTCATGGACTTATTCCACTTCGTGCCGATGGTGGAGTTGATGTGGATGACAATATGATGACTTCTGTTCCAGGTGTTTGGGCTATAGGTGACATTCGTAATACCCCTTTTAAGCAGGCTGTTGTTGCGTGCTCAGATGGTTGTATAGCTGCAATGTCAATTGATAAATATCTAAACTCTAGAACTGAGTTTCGTGTTGATTGGGTCCACAAATGA
- a CDS encoding 4a-hydroxytetrahydrobiopterin dehydratase has product MDQWHERKRPVCLERRFEFESYSDTRDFLDRLGDFSEAKQRFPDISFGRTYVNITLRPEAEGDDSQLSDDDRSFALEIDALFC; this is encoded by the coding sequence ATGGACCAATGGCATGAGCGCAAAAGGCCAGTTTGCCTCGAGCGCCGATTTGAGTTTGAAAGCTACAGTGACACACGTGATTTTCTTGATCGTCTCGGCGATTTCAGCGAAGCGAAACAGAGATTTCCTGATATTAGTTTTGGCCGAACCTATGTGAACATCACTCTGCGCCCAGAGGCTGAGGGCGATGATAGTCAGCTCAGCGATGATGATCGTAGCTTCGCTTTAGAGATTGATGCCCTCTTCTGTTGA